One genomic region from Blastopirellula marina encodes:
- a CDS encoding FAD-binding and (Fe-S)-binding domain-containing protein, whose translation MESTPPTVAQPLAAEFDQLQSQLKGQLHTGSLMRRLYATDASAYQQMPLAVAIPETTEDIRQLILFADRHGVGLIPRTAGTSLAGQVVGGGIVVDVSRHFTQVLEIDPIERTVWVEPGVIRNELNLALKPHGMLFGPETSTQNRAMIGGMVGNNSCGSNSIKYGSTREHLLEIEGFLSDGSHVTFGQLTVEEFDAKCNGPASLETTIYQQIREMLSDEANRQEIEREFPKPSIPRRNTGYAIDLLMDAEVFDRSTTKQFNFCKLIAGSEGTLFFATRIKLNCLPLPPPISGLICAHFETVDESLRATQIAVKHDCYACELIDHYILECTERSIEHRENRFFVQGKPGAIIVVDIRGQSQAEVQGVCDRIISQMQAAGLGYAYPVLFGDDTERIWDLRKAGLGLLGNMPGDAKPAPVVEDTCVDVDDLPEYIAEFNRRLKERFGLDCVHYAHAGSGEIHLRPVINLKTPEGNQQFRKVAQTIAELVKHYRGSLSGEHGDGRLRGEFLKQMIGARNYELVRQVKQTWDPKGVFNPNKIVNTPPMNTSLRYTPGQKTKQPKTLFDFSANFGILGAAEMCNGSGDCRKTELSGGTMCPSYMATRDEKHTTRARANTLRQIIMDSDAANPLDSDEIKEVMDLCLSCKGCKKECPSTVDMAKLKAEFQQHYYDAHGVPRRARLIADFFNKQKLAARLPWLWNLMFGTPAIRKQLNYLTGFHPDRTIPLLPNQTLSTWHAKHKPHKNAGNVGRVLFFNDEFTNFHDPKIGIAAINLLEHLGYDVAVAPIEESGRTWLSKGMLREAKQRIDYNLQVLKGAMRDGIRMIGVEPSAILTFRDETMELAEPELRPIAHEIAPRCLMFEEFFQQEMQAGKITADSFTDQAKSIHLHGHCFQKALAGQSASIAALNLPRNYTVKTIPSGCCGMAGSFGYETEHYDVSMKIGELVLFPRIRELPSDVLLAAPGTSCRHQIHDGTRRKAMHPAEILWEALQK comes from the coding sequence ATGGAATCGACGCCCCCAACGGTCGCCCAACCTCTCGCCGCAGAATTCGATCAACTGCAATCCCAATTGAAGGGGCAACTGCACACCGGATCGCTGATGCGACGCCTTTACGCGACGGATGCTTCCGCCTACCAGCAGATGCCGCTCGCCGTAGCAATCCCCGAAACCACGGAAGATATTCGTCAACTCATCCTGTTCGCCGATCGCCACGGCGTCGGACTGATTCCTCGAACGGCCGGTACCTCTTTGGCCGGGCAGGTCGTCGGTGGCGGCATTGTGGTCGACGTTTCACGACACTTCACACAAGTACTCGAAATCGATCCAATCGAGAGAACGGTTTGGGTAGAGCCTGGCGTAATTCGTAATGAATTGAATCTAGCCCTCAAGCCTCATGGAATGTTATTCGGCCCGGAAACCTCGACCCAGAATCGGGCCATGATCGGTGGCATGGTGGGCAACAACTCTTGCGGCTCCAATTCAATCAAATATGGCAGCACGCGGGAACACCTCTTGGAGATCGAAGGATTTCTCTCCGACGGGTCACATGTCACTTTTGGCCAACTGACGGTCGAAGAGTTCGATGCCAAATGTAATGGCCCCGCCTCGCTGGAAACAACGATCTACCAGCAGATCCGCGAAATGCTGTCTGATGAAGCGAACCGCCAGGAGATCGAACGGGAGTTTCCCAAACCCTCGATTCCACGAAGAAATACCGGCTACGCGATCGATCTGTTGATGGACGCTGAGGTTTTCGATCGCTCTACCACGAAGCAATTCAACTTCTGCAAGCTAATCGCCGGAAGTGAAGGCACACTTTTCTTCGCCACCCGGATCAAGTTGAACTGCCTGCCATTGCCGCCCCCGATCAGCGGTCTGATATGTGCCCACTTCGAGACTGTCGACGAGTCGCTCCGCGCGACACAGATTGCCGTTAAGCACGACTGCTATGCCTGCGAACTGATCGACCATTACATTTTAGAATGTACCGAACGAAGCATCGAACATCGAGAGAACCGATTCTTTGTACAGGGCAAGCCTGGTGCAATCATAGTAGTCGATATCCGCGGGCAGTCTCAGGCAGAAGTGCAGGGCGTGTGCGATCGCATCATTTCCCAGATGCAAGCCGCCGGCCTTGGCTATGCGTATCCGGTGCTCTTCGGTGATGATACCGAAAGGATCTGGGACTTACGCAAGGCAGGGCTGGGTCTACTGGGTAATATGCCTGGCGATGCGAAGCCGGCTCCGGTGGTGGAAGATACCTGTGTTGATGTAGACGACTTGCCAGAGTACATCGCCGAGTTCAATCGACGACTCAAAGAACGATTCGGGCTCGATTGCGTTCACTACGCCCACGCAGGCAGCGGTGAAATCCATCTTCGCCCTGTGATCAACCTCAAAACACCCGAAGGGAATCAGCAATTTCGCAAAGTCGCCCAAACGATCGCAGAACTGGTAAAGCACTACCGAGGTTCACTCAGCGGCGAACATGGCGACGGACGTTTGCGGGGTGAGTTTCTCAAGCAAATGATCGGTGCGCGAAACTACGAACTTGTGCGTCAGGTCAAACAAACCTGGGACCCCAAGGGAGTCTTCAACCCCAACAAAATCGTCAATACGCCACCGATGAACACGTCGCTTCGGTATACACCAGGGCAGAAGACGAAACAGCCGAAGACGTTGTTTGACTTCTCGGCGAACTTTGGCATCTTGGGGGCGGCCGAGATGTGCAACGGTTCTGGCGACTGTCGGAAAACGGAACTGAGCGGTGGGACTATGTGCCCTAGCTATATGGCCACACGCGACGAAAAGCACACAACGCGTGCGCGGGCCAACACGCTTCGCCAGATCATCATGGACTCAGACGCTGCCAATCCGCTCGACAGCGATGAGATTAAAGAGGTGATGGACCTTTGTCTTTCCTGCAAAGGGTGCAAGAAGGAATGTCCTTCGACCGTTGACATGGCCAAACTAAAGGCCGAGTTTCAGCAGCACTACTACGATGCTCACGGCGTGCCAAGACGGGCAAGGCTGATCGCAGACTTCTTTAACAAACAGAAGCTGGCAGCAAGGCTACCTTGGCTTTGGAATTTGATGTTTGGGACGCCTGCGATTCGGAAGCAGCTCAATTATCTGACTGGGTTTCATCCCGACCGTACAATTCCGCTTCTGCCTAATCAAACTCTGTCCACTTGGCACGCCAAGCACAAGCCACACAAAAATGCGGGAAACGTTGGGCGGGTTCTCTTCTTCAACGATGAATTTACCAATTTCCATGATCCTAAGATCGGTATCGCCGCGATCAACCTGCTTGAGCACTTAGGTTATGACGTCGCGGTCGCCCCAATTGAGGAGAGTGGTCGCACCTGGCTGTCCAAAGGGATGCTGCGCGAGGCCAAGCAAAGAATTGACTACAACTTGCAAGTGTTGAAGGGGGCAATGCGCGACGGAATTCGCATGATTGGAGTCGAACCTTCCGCGATTCTGACCTTTCGCGACGAGACGATGGAGTTGGCTGAACCAGAATTACGACCGATCGCCCACGAGATTGCTCCGCGTTGTTTGATGTTTGAAGAGTTCTTTCAACAAGAGATGCAGGCCGGCAAAATCACAGCAGATTCGTTTACCGATCAAGCCAAGTCGATTCACCTGCACGGGCACTGCTTTCAAAAGGCGCTTGCAGGCCAATCGGCAAGTATTGCGGCACTCAACCTACCCAGAAACTACACTGTCAAAACCATCCCCAGCGGATGCTGTGGAATGGCAGGGTCCTTCGGCTATGAAACAGAGCACTACGACGTGTCGATGAAGATCGGCGAGTTAGTACTCTTTCCCCGCATACGCGAGCTGCCGTCCGACGTATTGCTGGCCGCCCCAGGCACCTCTTGCCGGCATCAAATCCATGATGGGACTCGGCGCAAGGCGATGCATCCGGCTGAGATACTTTGGGAAGCCTTACAGAAATGA
- the pncA gene encoding bifunctional nicotinamidase/pyrazinamidase, whose protein sequence is MKALLLIDIQNDFLPGGALAVSEGDQVVPIANRLMELFPLVVATQDWHPGDHRSFASQHDGREVGEIIVLDGLEQVLWPDHCVQLSQGANLAKELNLNGVDHVIQKGTDVHIDSYSGFFDNDHRKSTGLEQLLRGHEVREVQLVGLATDYCVKFSALDAVALGFKTSVCLEGIRGVELNAGDCEKAIQEMQSAGVEIIQSELQ, encoded by the coding sequence ATGAAGGCCCTACTGTTGATCGATATACAGAATGACTTCCTGCCCGGGGGAGCTTTGGCCGTTAGCGAAGGGGACCAGGTTGTTCCGATCGCAAATCGATTGATGGAATTGTTTCCTCTGGTGGTCGCAACTCAGGATTGGCATCCTGGCGATCATCGTTCCTTCGCGAGCCAGCACGATGGACGAGAAGTTGGCGAGATTATTGTGCTGGATGGTTTGGAGCAAGTACTTTGGCCTGACCACTGTGTACAACTCAGCCAGGGAGCGAACCTGGCAAAAGAGCTGAACCTGAACGGCGTTGATCACGTCATTCAAAAAGGAACAGACGTCCATATTGATAGCTATAGCGGTTTTTTTGACAACGATCACCGCAAGTCGACCGGCCTTGAGCAACTGCTTCGTGGGCACGAAGTCCGTGAGGTCCAGTTGGTTGGCTTGGCAACAGACTATTGCGTGAAGTTCTCGGCACTCGATGCGGTGGCCCTGGGGTTCAAGACGTCGGTCTGTCTCGAGGGAATTCGCGGAGTCGAGCTTAACGCAGGCGATTGTGAGAAGGCGATTCAAGAGATGCAGTCGGCGGGAGTCGAGATCATTCAATCGGAGTTGCAGTAG
- a CDS encoding NUDIX hydrolase — protein MRSKPPKKFQYEYPRAALTVDIVVFALDEEELKVMLIQRDLQPYQGQWALPGGFVHVDETLEEAARRELQEETGLKDIFLEQLFTFGEIDRDPRERVVTVAYYALVNLEGHDVQASTDARNAAWFSLNELPDLAFDHATILKAAHERLRGKVRYQPIGFELLPEKFTLTQLQHMYEVILDRELDKRNFRKKVLGMEIVQETDEIEKDVAHRAARLYRFDEKAYERLSKQGFNFEI, from the coding sequence ATGCGAAGTAAGCCGCCAAAGAAATTTCAATACGAATACCCACGGGCCGCATTGACCGTCGATATTGTCGTCTTCGCACTCGACGAAGAAGAACTGAAAGTCATGCTTATCCAACGCGATTTACAGCCGTATCAGGGCCAATGGGCGTTGCCAGGCGGATTTGTCCACGTGGACGAAACTTTGGAGGAGGCAGCACGCCGTGAACTTCAGGAAGAGACGGGACTGAAGGACATCTTCCTGGAGCAATTGTTCACATTTGGTGAGATCGATCGCGATCCTCGCGAGCGAGTTGTGACGGTCGCATACTACGCACTGGTCAACTTAGAGGGGCACGATGTTCAGGCCAGCACCGACGCGAGAAATGCTGCCTGGTTTTCATTGAACGAGCTTCCGGATCTCGCGTTTGATCACGCGACGATACTTAAGGCCGCGCACGAGCGATTGAGAGGAAAGGTACGCTATCAGCCGATTGGCTTCGAACTACTGCCAGAAAAGTTCACACTTACTCAGCTTCAGCATATGTACGAGGTCATTCTAGATCGAGAACTGGACAAGCGAAACTTTCGCAAAAAGGTACTGGGGATGGAGATCGTTCAAGAGACTGACGAGATCGAAAAAGATGTCGCTCACCGAGCCGCGCGACTGTACCGGTTTGACGAAAAAGCGTACGAACGATTGAGCAAGCAAGGATTCAATTTCGAGATTTAG
- a CDS encoding nicotinate phosphoribosyltransferase codes for MLKQLYQPPLALLTDLYQLTMAYGYWKLGRADQQAVFHLFFRKPPFKGGYAISAGLQQAIDYLDVYRFDESDINYLAELTGNDGQPLFEQGFLDALHDLKLCVDVDAMPEGTVTFGQEPMLRVKGPILQCQLLETPLLNMINFQTLVATKASRIRAAAGNDPVLEFGLRRAQGIDGAISASRAAYIGGCAATSNVLAGKMFGIPVKGTHAHSWVMSFDSELESFERYAEVMPNNCVFLVDTYDTIEGVRQACQAGKLLRQRGHEMVGIRLDSGDLAYLSIEARRILDEEGFPNATIVASNDLDEHIIENLKNQGAQIAVWGVGTKLATAFDQPALGGVYKLAALQREDGSWEPKVKLSEQAIKTSIPGILQVRRYQSDQGLIGDMIYDETLGIDSREIIVDSKDTTRRKRLANHAQAYDLLIPMMRNGVRVGETEPLETIRTRAIEQLQLVHPTIRRFMNPHEYPVGLDISLHEVRDFMIQEKRDPQWGE; via the coding sequence ATGCTCAAGCAACTTTATCAGCCACCATTGGCCCTGCTAACGGACCTATACCAACTGACCATGGCGTATGGCTATTGGAAGTTAGGTCGCGCCGATCAACAGGCGGTCTTTCATCTCTTCTTCAGGAAGCCACCCTTTAAAGGAGGTTATGCGATCTCGGCAGGGCTGCAACAAGCCATCGATTATTTAGACGTATATCGATTTGACGAATCAGACATTAACTACCTTGCAGAGCTGACGGGAAACGACGGGCAGCCACTGTTCGAGCAAGGATTTTTAGATGCATTGCATGACTTGAAACTATGCGTGGATGTCGATGCGATGCCAGAAGGGACCGTGACTTTCGGTCAAGAACCGATGCTGCGTGTTAAAGGGCCGATCCTTCAGTGCCAACTGTTGGAAACGCCTCTGTTGAACATGATCAATTTTCAAACACTCGTTGCCACCAAGGCTTCTCGAATTCGGGCAGCAGCCGGAAATGACCCGGTTCTTGAATTCGGACTTAGACGCGCTCAAGGGATAGACGGAGCCATCTCGGCCAGCCGAGCGGCCTATATTGGCGGATGTGCGGCTACGTCGAATGTCTTAGCAGGTAAGATGTTTGGTATTCCCGTCAAAGGAACCCACGCTCACAGCTGGGTGATGTCGTTTGATAGCGAACTTGAGTCGTTCGAGCGATACGCCGAGGTAATGCCGAATAACTGTGTTTTCCTGGTCGACACGTATGACACGATCGAGGGCGTGCGACAAGCGTGTCAGGCCGGCAAGCTGCTCCGCCAGCGAGGGCACGAAATGGTTGGCATTCGGCTCGATTCGGGGGACTTGGCCTATCTGAGTATTGAAGCTCGCAGGATTCTTGATGAAGAAGGATTTCCCAACGCCACGATCGTTGCCTCGAATGACCTTGACGAACACATCATAGAGAATTTGAAGAATCAAGGAGCCCAGATTGCCGTTTGGGGTGTGGGAACCAAACTGGCAACCGCATTCGATCAACCCGCGCTGGGTGGTGTTTACAAGCTGGCCGCACTACAGCGGGAAGATGGCAGCTGGGAGCCGAAGGTGAAGCTTTCGGAGCAGGCCATCAAGACATCGATTCCCGGGATACTGCAGGTACGTCGCTATCAATCCGACCAAGGTTTAATTGGCGACATGATCTACGACGAAACCCTTGGCATTGACTCAAGAGAAATCATCGTCGATTCGAAGGATACAACACGGCGAAAGCGGCTCGCCAATCACGCCCAGGCGTATGACCTGCTGATTCCCATGATGCGCAACGGGGTACGCGTTGGGGAAACCGAACCGCTCGAAACCATTCGTACCAGGGCCATCGAGCAGTTGCAGTTGGTTCATCCCACCATCCGTCGTTTCATGAACCCCCACGAGTACCCTGTAGGTCTCGATATCAGCCTGCATGAAGTAAGAGACTTCATGATCCAAGAGAAACGCGATCCACAGTGGGGTGAATAG